The proteins below come from a single Heliangelus exortis chromosome 31, bHelExo1.hap1, whole genome shotgun sequence genomic window:
- the RNF41 gene encoding E3 ubiquitin-protein ligase NRDP1, which yields MGYDVARFQGDVDEDLICPICSGVLEEPVQAPHCEHAFCNACITQWFSQQQTCPVDRSVVTVAHLRPVPRIMRNMLSKLQITCDNAVFGCTAVVRLDNLMSHLNDCEHNPKRPVTCEQGCGLEMPKDELPNHNCIKHLRSVVQQQQTRIAELEKTSAEHKHQLAEQKRDIQLLKAYMRAIRSVNPNLQNLEETIEYNEILEWVNSLQPARVTRWGGMISTPDAVLQAVIKRSLVESGCPTSIINELIENAHERNWPQGLATLETRQMNRRYYENYVAKRIPGKQAVVVMACENQHMGEDMVLEPGLVMIFAHGVEEI from the exons ATGGGGTATGATGTAGCACGTTTTCAGGGGGATGTTGATGAAGACCTTATATGCCCCATCTGCAGTGGGGTCCTGGAGGAGCCAGTTCAG gctcctcactGCGAGCACGCCTTCTGCAATGCCTGCATCACCCAGTGgttctcccagcagcagacctGTCCCGTGGATCGCAGCGTGGTGACCGTCGCCCACCTCCGCCCGGTGCCGCGGATCATGCGGAACATGCTCTCCAAGCTCCAGATCACTTGTGACAACGCCGTCTTCGGTTGCACGGCCGTCGTGCGCCTCGACAACCTCATGTCTCACCTCAACGACTGCGAGCACAACCCCAAACGCCCGGTCACCTGCGAGCAGGGATGTGG cttggaaatGCCCAAAGATGAGCTGCCAAATCACAACTGCATCAAGCACTTGAGATCtgtggtgcagcagcagcagacaagGATCGCTGAGCTGGAGAAGACCTCAGCAGAGCACAAGCACCAGCTGGCTGAGCAG AAACGGGACATCCAGCTCCTGAAGGCCTACATGCGCGCCATCCGCAGCGTCAACCCCAACCTGCAGAACCTGGAGGAGACCATCGAGTACAACGAGATCCTGGA gtGGGTGAactccctgcagccagcccgGGTGACACGGTGGGGGGGGATGATCTCCACGCCGGACGCGGTGCTGCAGGCGGTGATCAAACGCTCGCTGGTGGAGAGCGGGTGCCCCACGTCCATCATCAACGAGCTGATCGAGAACGCCCACGAGAGGAACTGGCCCCAGGGCCTGGCCACGCTGGAGACCCGGCAGATGAACCGGCGCTACTACGAGAACTATGTGGCCAAACGCATCCCCGGGAAGCAGGCGGTGGTGGTGATGGCCTGTGAGAACCAGCACATGGGGGAGGACATGGTGCTGGAGCCAGGCTTGGTGATGATCTTCGCCCACGGAGTGGAGGAAATCTAA